One Primulina huaijiensis isolate GDHJ02 chromosome 8, ASM1229523v2, whole genome shotgun sequence genomic region harbors:
- the LOC140983144 gene encoding large ribosomal subunit protein eL36y-like — protein sequence MAPKQPNSGLFVGLKRGHVVTPKELAPRPSDRKGKTSKRVHFARSLIREVAGFAPYEKRITELLKVGKDKRALKVAKRKLGTHKRAKRKREEMASALRKMRAAGGGDKKK from the exons ATGGCTCCAAAGCAGCCAAACAGCGGTCTATTTGTGGGCCTGAAGAGAGGTCATGTTGTCACGCCCAAGGAATTAGCTCCACGCCCATCTGATAGGAAAGGC AAAACAAGCAAGAGAGTGCATTTTGCGAGGAGCCTCATCAGGGAAGTTGCTGGGTTTGCACCTTATGAGAAGAGGATCACTGAGCTTCTTAAAGTTGGAAAGGACAAGCGTGCTTTGAAGGTTGCCAAGAGAAAATTGGGCACTCACAAGAGGGCAAAAAGGAAGAGAGAGGAGATGGCTAGCGCGCTCAGGAAGATGAG GGCTGCTGGAGGTGGCGACAAGAAGAAGTGA